The DNA window GAGTCAGTGGCTGAAGAATGGGTTTAGAACTGGGAGGACACCTAGTGGGCTGGGAGAGGCCTTGGGCAGGGTGCTGGAAGGCTGGACCCACTTAGGAAACAGAGCGGGCACTTTTAGAACACTGAATGACATGCCTCAGGGCACTCTAGAAAGGCTTACGGGGCTTGTGGAGCAGAAGGATGGAGAGCACCAGGCTGGGGCAAGAGGTCAGCATTACAGAATCAGGGGACCTCACTGGCCGGAGATCGGGGAAGCTGGGAAGCCTGGATGTTGGTATGAGTGGGTAGGCccagtgagggagagaagggcagagggaaccAGAGCCTTTCCGGCCAGGCGGGGGCCCTGGCTCCCTCAAGGCAGAGAGCTCATATCTCCCGCCCCGGCAGAAGGACACTCGAGAAGTGGTAGCCATAAAGTGCGTGGCCAAGAAGAGTCTAAACAAGGCATCGGTGGAGAACCTCCTGACAGAGATTGAGATCCTCAAGGGCATTCGACACCCCCACATCGTGCAACTGAAAGACTTCCAGGTGCAGGCCTGTGGTGGGGCCGCCCCCAAGCGAGGCTGGAGAAGAGACACTCTCTTCaagctgcctctctgcctctaACCACAGTGGGACAGCAATAACATCTACCTCATCATGGAGTTCTGCGCAGGGGGCGACCTGTCTCGCTTCATCCACACCCGCCGAATTCTGCCTGAGAAGGTGGCTCGTGTCTTCATGCAGCAGTTGGGTAAAAGCCTCCGACCCAGGCTTCCCGTGGTCTGTCTGCCCGCCACACCCTTACCCAGACTCAGAGCCCCTGCACTCTTGGCAGGCGCCTCTTTCCCAGCTTGGGTTTGCAGGGCCCTGTCCTCGCCACGTGCCAGTCCCAGGCTTAAGGATGTTGTGAGAGACACAGAGGCAGTAGCCCTGATCTGGGAGAAGTCCAGGCCCCAATGGCTAGTACCCAAGTGCTTTGtcaagagaaagagcaggagccTAAAGGTCTGGGGTATCCAGGGAGGCTTTTAGAAGGAATGGAGACTTGTGAAGGGGCCCAAGGGAAGACAAAGGGGTGAGAGTGGGGGTTCTTAGAAGTGGTCAGAACCTGGTACTTCTATGTAAAGCATTCAGGAGACCAACCAGGCCAGAACTGGAGTCATGCAGGCTTGAGGGAGCATTTGTAAGCCAGGGGAGGCAAGGGGCAGGTGGGACATGGGCTCCTCTGACCTGTTTCTCTGCTTTCTAGCTAGTGCCCTGCATTTTCTGCACGAACAGAACATATCTCACCTGGATCTGAAGCCACAGAACATTCTGCTGAGCTCCTTGGAGAAGCCCCACCTTAAGCTGGCAGGTGTGAGTCTGGAACAGCAGGGGAAGTGTGGGCCTGGGTTTGCACAACAATCTCTGGGCTGATCGGGGTCCCTAGAACTGAGTGGAGCTTCAAGGTTTGGAGGGTGGGTGTGCATGCAACAATGGCGGTTCTCACGGAGCCCTCCATGGAGTTCAAACAGCGACAGGCTGGAGATCCAGGGACAGGCCCCACTGCCAGAAGGTAGGACCTTTCTTGGGCTACCCACACTCGGCTCCAGCAGTGTGTGGTTGGAATGAGGGTCAGACTCGGTGTGTCCTCAGGGTTGGGGCTCAGACTGTGACTCAGCCTATGGCAGTATTGGAGGGTATGAGGCGGGGAGGGGTGGTCCTGGTCCCTGATTGGATTCGGACAAGAATTGACTGGAGTCCAGAGAGTGCTGTAACCCAAGCGTGGTGGGACAGTACGGGAGGGCTCCAGCCCCTCGTGGGCCATTACCTTAGAGCTGGTGTGAGAGTGTGGGCTTCCTGGAGAAAGGTGCCTGAGGGGGCTATGCAGGGTGGATAGGACTTATGCCCCCACAGGAGGTTGTAGGAGGGTGTTGGGAGGTTAATGATGAGCAAAGACTGGGAAGTAGGATTGACTCTGGTGAGTCTGGAAGGCGGAGAGGAGCCgtgtgctggagctcagggtgaGGCTTCAAAGGCCAAGAGCAGAGGCAGCTGGAACTCGAgccctgctgcctggcctctcgCCTGCAGACTTCGGCTTCGCACAGCACATGTCCCCATGGGGTGAGAAGCATGTGCTCCGCGGCTCCCCTCTCTACATGGCCCCCGAGATGGTGTGTCAGCGGCAGTACGATGCCCGTGTGGACCTCTGGTCTGTGGGGGTCATCCTGTACGGTAAGAGCCGTGTCCCCTGCCCCTACCCTGTGAGGCCTGCACGTGTCCTCAGACACGTGTCCTCTCTGTCCACTCCTGAAGGGTTTTAATGAGGAGGCTGACTCTAATGGCCGGGGCCCCTGCTCTGAGGGTGTCAGGCCCTTGCAGGAGTGGGCCAGGATGGACCCCATTCcctcccagcctgccctctgcctccctccacagagGCCCTCTTCGGGCAGCCCCCCTTTGCCTCCAGGTCGTTCACGGAGCTGGAAGAGAAGATCCGGAGTAACCGGGTTATCGAGGTGGGTCCTGCAGGGCCTCAGCATCCTGTTGGGGGCAGAGGGAGTAGGGAGTCAGAGCCCTCAGGTTGGAGACTTCACCCCTGTATAGACTGGGGTGTCGGCTCCAGGTTGCTTTGTGGTGCTGGGCATGCTTAAAGCTCCATCCAGTTCTTGGGACCCAGATTAGCCCACAGATTGTTGTGTAGACAGCTCCCACCTTCCCAAGAGCGTAAGCCAGGGAGGCTCTACAAGAGCCTGGGTTCcaggagggtgtgggcaggaacCCGGGCAGGAGGCTCGGCTCTCCACTGCCTCCGTCACCCAGACTCGCCCTCCTGGCTCTCAGATTCTCCACCTGTCAAACATCTGAGACCTACGAGGactgtggggcggggcggggggggggttcTAGAGCCCAGTATGACCTGTGCCCCGCTCTCCCCTCAGCTCCCCCTGCGGCCCCCTCTCTCCCGAGACTGCCGGGACCTGCTGCAGCGGCTTCTGGAGCGGGACCCTGGCCGTCGCATCTCCTTCCAGGACTTCTTTGCCCACCCCTGGGTGGACCTGGAGCACATGCCCAGTGGGGAGAGCCTGGCACGAGCAGTGAGCAGAcctccagggctgggctggggtgagggcaggTTTGGGGTCTCATTTACCCCTTTGGTGGTAAACAGGTGTCTTGCCCCACGGCGGGCAGAGGGAGGGCTCAGGGAACCTGCTCTTCCCAGTCCatggtgagtggggtgggggggcatgacTCCTGATCTGCACAATCCCCAGACCTCCCTGGTGGTGCAGGCTGTGAAGAAGGATCAGGAGGGTGATGCCACAGCCGCCTTATCTCTCTATTGCAAAGCTCTGGACTTCTTCGTGCCTGCCCTGCACTGTGAGTGCCTGGAGCCCCGGGTGCAGCAGTGGTGGGTCAGCCACAGCGGCTGTGGAGGGGTTCCAGAAGCAACTCTCTCCCCAGAATTTTATGGGAGACAAGGCAGAGGGTGAATCTGGGACTTAGAGCTTTGGGGAGTTCTGGAGGGTTCAGTGTGGGGCAAGGTCCTCATATACACCACCACTGTTTGCAGACGAAGTGGATGCCCAGCGGAAGGATGCAATTAAGGCAAAGGTGGGTGACTGAGTCTCCTGGAGGAAATGGGTCCGGGGTCAGGGGGCCGCTGGGGGACTGGCTCTCTTAGAAGTGGAATTTCCCGTCCCGGGAAGGGGTTGGCCAGCCCGATGTTAAACAGCTTGGGACAGTCACCGAGGGTGTAGAGGGAGGACTTGGAGCTGGGTgccagtgagggaggcagggtgggcagCCCCTCGCGCTGTGCCCCTGCAGGTGCAGCAGTACGTGTCCAGGGCTGAGGAGCTCAAGGCCATCGTGTCCTCCTCCAGTCAGGCCCTGCTGAGGCAGGGGGCCTCTGCCCGAGACCTGCTTAGAGGTGAGCCCAGCTCCTGACTGACCACCTGGTCCCCGGCAACTTCCCTCCAGcctgagagggagaaagattggGGTCGGCTCCTTGAGACAAAACATACAGGCTGCTTCCCTCACCCTGAGCCTTTGTCCCTCACCCCAGAGATGTCCCGGGACAGGCCACGCCTCCTCGCTGCCCTGGAAGTGGCTTCAGCCGCCATGGCCAAGGTTTGCACCCAATGGGAGGGGtccaggtggggcagggaggaattTGGGTCGTAACCTGGACCCTAAATGACCTGGTATCTGGCTGCAGGAGGAAGAAAGTGGTGGGGAGCAGGGCGCCCTGGACCTGTACCAGCACAGCCTgggggagctgctgctgctgctggcaggTAAGGCCCCCACGACCTCACTCCCCGAGCCCTTGCTGACATACCCTTATCGTGTGTCCTCCCTGTCTTTGCAGGGGAGCCCCCAGGCCGGAGGCGGGAGCTGCTTCACACTGAGGTGCCCACTGGGGTTGGGAGAGTTGGGGGGCTTCATCTTCTCCTTTGACCCTCCTTCCATCAGGGAGGACCTCCTGGGTTCCCTCAGGGCACTTCAAGTCTGGGAGTCAGATCACCCAGACTTGATAAGCTGGAGGCAGCGGGGACAGGCAGGGTCTGGAACCCTGCCACAGAAAGGTGGCTGGGCTGCTCCAGTCAGGTGGGCTTTCTGGAAGAGGGAGCAGATAAAGGGCTCAGGGGGGAATTGTTCGAATGCACAGGGGCTTCTGGAGAGCGGCAGGAGCGGGGAGGGTCTGCCTCTCCCTGAAGGCTCTTTCCCCACACTCTTGGCAGGTTCAGAACCTCATGGCTCGAGCTGAGTACCTGAAAGATCAGGTCAAGGTGGGCACATGGGGGGCTCCCACTGGGGCAGGGCTGTGTGGGTGCTGCTCGTGGCTGTCCATCCCGTGCTCCCTCACCAACCCACCAGCACATGTGTCCTTTTCCGGGTCTCTCTCTGGAGGCATCTCCATCGCTTTCTTTGCCTTTCGCTCCCAGTTGCTCAGAGGCTATGGATGCGGCTCCTGTGCCTGCCCCTGGCGTGTCTCACCACTTGTGCATCCTCTGTGTTCTACAGATGAAGGAGTCTCGCTGGGAAGCTGAGGCCCTGGACAAGGAGGGGCTGTCAGAGTCTGTTCGCAGCTGTGAGTCCTGCCCCGGGGTTGCACCCTCTGTCCAAGGAGGGCGGAGGGCTGAGGGCGGCCTAGGATTCTGCCTCTTTTGCCAGAAACCTGACACTGACCCTCTTCCCTCACCCCTCCACAGCTTGCACCCTGCAGTGACCCCAGAAGAATGACTGGATAGGACACGGGCCACCTGGAGTTGGGGGACACACTCACGCAGACTGATGCCCAGAATCCTGTGGCCTGTGCACCCTGGCGAAGCACCCTTCTTGAGTGGGCAACTCAGCGACCACCGCATTTCAGGGTCCCCAGCACCACTCAAGATATTCTCTCCCATAAAGGCTCTGACAGCCCAGCCCTTGTATGTGCAGGCCACACTGGGCCTGGCCCGAGGCCCGGgtaggcagggtggggcaggcctCT is part of the Desmodus rotundus isolate HL8 chromosome 7, HLdesRot8A.1, whole genome shotgun sequence genome and encodes:
- the ULK3 gene encoding serine/threonine-protein kinase ULK3, with amino-acid sequence MAGSGWAPPRLDGFILTERLGSGTYATVYKAYAKKDTREVVAIKCVAKKSLNKASVENLLTEIEILKGIRHPHIVQLKDFQWDSNNIYLIMEFCAGGDLSRFIHTRRILPEKVARVFMQQLASALHFLHEQNISHLDLKPQNILLSSLEKPHLKLADFGFAQHMSPWGEKHVLRGSPLYMAPEMVCQRQYDARVDLWSVGVILYEALFGQPPFASRSFTELEEKIRSNRVIELPLRPPLSRDCRDLLQRLLERDPGRRISFQDFFAHPWVDLEHMPSGESLARATSLVVQAVKKDQEGDATAALSLYCKALDFFVPALHYEVDAQRKDAIKAKVQQYVSRAEELKAIVSSSSQALLRQGASARDLLREMSRDRPRLLAALEVASAAMAKEEESGGEQGALDLYQHSLGELLLLLAGEPPGRRRELLHTEVQNLMARAEYLKDQVKMKESRWEAEALDKEGLSESVRSSCTLQ